A stretch of the Vigna radiata var. radiata cultivar VC1973A chromosome 7, Vradiata_ver6, whole genome shotgun sequence genome encodes the following:
- the LOC106767678 gene encoding uncharacterized protein At5g01610, which translates to MDKALTKLGSAWISKKAKAEISHITDDLSALSNTVEEKAKLFINKLKGKSQKALPDLLREYNLPPGLFPRNITCYEFDVSKGKLVVHLCFPCEVCFKDSSIVRYANRVKGTLTKGKLNVLDGMKTKVLVWVKVTSVAVDSYKSDKVWFTTAGVKKSRPKDAYEMPREAIKVEEF; encoded by the exons ATGGATAAGGCTCTCACTAAACTGGGAAGTGCTTGGATCTCCAAGAAAGCCAAGGCAGAGATTTCCCACATAACTGACGATCTATCA GCTCTCTCAAATACTGTGGAAGAGAAGGCAAAACTTTTCATCAACAAGCTGAAAG GAAAATCCCAGAAGGCTTTACCAGATCTTCTTCGAGAGTACAACCTTCCTCCTGGTCTGTTTCCCCGCAACATAACTTGCTATGAGTTTGATGTATCTAAAGGAAAGTTGGTGGTGCACTTGTGCTTTCCCTGTGAGGTGTGCTTCAAGGACTCATCCATTGTGAGGTATGCAAACCGTGTAAAAGGAACCTTAACTAAGGGTAAGTTGAATGTTTTAGATGGAATGAAGACGAAGGTTCTTGTGTGGGTCAAGGTCACCAGTGTTGCTGTTGACAGTTACAAATCTGACAAAGTGTGGTTCACTACTGCTGGAGTTAAGAAATCAAGGCCCAAAGATGCCTATGAAATGCCTCGTGAAGCTATTAAGGTAGAAGAATTTTGA